A single genomic interval of Armigeres subalbatus isolate Guangzhou_Male chromosome 1, GZ_Asu_2, whole genome shotgun sequence harbors:
- the LOC134207967 gene encoding uncharacterized protein LOC134207967, with the protein MDSKVDGYEVRRVEWLERLDRAGGSLEVLQICQDICNLVERRTSAEKAELAEVPPGSAVWGTRLYLNNELLIRLKTILESPKSTFVQRRIISKSLFKIYAHNFRYSRMVFPVEGVLPNGAMMSENTIAIYGMIFSGFLAVTGTDNVAGIAIRNFELFQTMGCYSNCFNTLAENTIALQRMACYDKFFTERQDRIWHIVLLNLESPYKGTREYMLGILKNLLNDDKFVRVVVLPTILKWSWMNRNKLHVLMALLGRYRLDLLEEMSNERINLYQALELSLHYKHLFSGSQGIVRVLQKQQDDCIFQLQVKILQEGNIELVRTMIKQWFSNLTVSDFRKLFRMMQLDQLKVGENRKFMPVYLKENNYVKFFQYMNLFRREFQSSKDLNILLVLLLQITTEINLDYSSIALLIETLVHHIITPNANIHPSTSVFYIFKLKEYILQQLGVPSVHVSNTIVTQCTKLLSHIATLSLERYESNEDAYGIVSELMGSSVFHQHLQKQSTSNYHAVITSLRMFQSFASLFLEFTAASPYRLQEKESTTTNQTTHLLPVESDTFYDMIYGVEHLLTSEFDDVKMTALKLLYNKNFGYHYGPALQGKLSLIYSYSTPSAILEAMISFYDEAHTALLTSLRDHERDFFAMMKNDCQLYTHIDIINEAFFGYPESRNLKILEGIKAFPGMLLLVNRVVEFVLRSFNCAKSKEERQMIGSSFEIMDNSFHLLLDRSSQRSTNLAIDKKTMLKALWKALHAAASFLENYALWVLDNYKTRLDTVQQLSICLRAFVMILLNCCHRGAVEVTGVAFGKVIRKIAAFKERLVVRNDHRNRQAKQIVELAERMFRVLGRLDLRDNDFRRCRGYLWLIHSFIKSDLNNNAERSYLRIYIEINRLPLYQPTMTVEAIEKISVIQLHQLNMMVREATMNEIILEYIDDLMMIALERFKSTDWPIRNAALQLYSSIVTKLVGQRQQCSDSDCNWLPVYVSLNELIFKLVKTNKYILKELRSTERVSTPFLILVLEFLSKVEYRCYNVLGQKSIIAEYRAMMWRYLRHENDQVRTLAATCFTQLHDFYEEIPRLMENLIICFFTARKNENFRYGLLKVIHFMVRKRMTNARLVFGKEFNGEEYLVQMRQYIVKYCVLDDGVKASYRLRCHLLDLLLYLGFKKMDAVVVDQVFNRLAQNNFGLNVYLMRTNAFYNRGDSAVNNGHDRIMEYEVIIEGDGKEECLEDD; encoded by the exons ATGGATTCAAAAGTTGATGGTTATGAAGTGCGGCGGGTCGAGTGGTTGGAGCGCTTGGATAGAGCCGGCGGATCACTAGAAGTACTGCAGATATGCCAG GATATCTGCAACTTGGTCGAACGGCGAACAAGTGCCGAGAAAGCGGAACTCGCAGAAGTCCCACCGGGATCAGCGGTATGGGGCACCCGTTTGTATCTAAATAATGAGCTGCTGATACGCTTGAAAACAATTCTAGAGAGTCCAAAAAGTACTTTCGTCCAGAGAAGGATTATATCAAAATCGTTGTTCAAAATCTACGCTCACAATTTTCGGTATTCACGAATGGTCTTCCCCGTGGAAGGTGTACTTCCCAATGGCGCTATGATGTCGGAAAATACGATCGCAATTTACGGAATGATATTCTCGGGATTTCTCGCAGTAACCGGGACAGACAATGTGGCAGGAATTGCCATTCGGAATTTTGAACTATTTCAAACTATGGGCTGTTATAGTAACTGTTTCAACACGCTGGCGGAGAATACCATAGCTTTGCAAAGAATGGCTTGTTACGATAAATTCTTCACTGAAAGACAGGACAGGATATGGCATATAGTACTGCTGAATCTAGAATCTCCATACAAAGGAACGAGGGAGTATATGCTGGGAATACTCAAGAATCTATTGAATGATGATAAGTTTGTTCGGGTGGTTGTTTTACCTACTATACTCAAATGGAGCTGGATGAATCGCAATAAACTTCATGTGCTGATGGCTCTCCTGGGCAGATATCGCTTGGATTTATTGGAAGAAATGAGTAACGAAAGAATCAATCTGTACCAAGCATTGGAATTATCTCTGCACTACAAACATCTGTTTTCCGGAAGCCAAGGAATAGTTAGAGTGCTTCAAAAGCAGCAAGATGATTGCATCTTTCAATTGCAAGTGAAAATACTACAAGAAGGAAATATTGAATTAGTGCGCACAATGATAAAACAGTGGTTCTCCAATCTTACTGTGAGTGATTTCAGAAAGCTATTCAGAATGATGCAACTTGATCAACTAAAAGTCGGCGAAAATCGAAAGTTCATGCCTGTTTATTTGAAAGAGAACAATTACGTAAAGTTTTTTCAATACATGAACCTATTCAGGAGAGAGTTCCAATCATCTAAAGACTTGAACATCCTGCTAGTACTTTTGCTACAAATTACTACCGAGATCAACCTGGATTACTCGTCGATTGCGTTGTTGATTGAAACTCTTGTACATCATATAATAACTCCGAATGCAAACATTCATCCATCGACAAGTGTGTTCTACATCTTTAAACTGAAGGAGTACATCCTTCAGCAACTGGGAGTGCCATCGGTTCACGTTAGCAATACAATTGTTACGCAGTGCACAAAACTTTTGAGTCATATTGCAACACTTTCGCTGGAACGCTATGAATCCAACGAAGATGCGTACGGAATCGTATCCGAACTGATGGGATCCTCGGTATTTCACCAGCATTTGCAAAAGCAATCCACCAGCAACTACCATGCCGTCATCACCAGCCTTCGCATGTTCCAATCATTCGCTTCGCTCTTCCTAGAATTCACCGCAGCTTCACCGTACCGGTTGCAGGAAAAAGAATCAACGACAACAAATCAAACCACCCATCTACTGCCGGTAGAGTCGGACACATTCTACGACATGATTTACGGAGTAGAGCATCTTTTGACGTCAGAATTCGACGATGTAAAAATGACGGCCCTTAAATTGTTGTACAACAAAAATTTCGGGTACCATTATGGACCGGCTTTGCAGGGAAAGCTATCGCTGATTTATTCTTATAG CACTCCCTCTGCCATACTGGAAGCCATGATCAGTTTCTACGACGAAGCGCACACCGCTCTACTCACATCACTCCGCGATCACGAACGAGACTTCTTTGCTATGATGAAGAACGACTGCCAGCTATACACGCACATCGACATAATCAATGAGGCATTTTTTGGCTATCCGGAATCTCGCAACTTGAAAATACTGGAGGGCATCAAGGCGTTCCCGGGTATGCTGCTCTTGGTGAACCGAGTGGTAGAATTCGTACTACGATCGTTCAACTGTGCCAAATCGAAGGAAGAGCGACAAATGATCGGTTCTAGCTTCGAAATTATGGACAACAGTTTCCATTTGCTTTTAGATCGGTCATCCCAACGTTCCACCAATTTAGCGATTGATAAGAAAACAATGCTCAAAGCTTTGTGGAAGGCACTCCATGCAGCAGCTTCTTTTTTGGAAAACTATGCCCTCTGGGTATTGGACAACTACAAAACCCGGCTCGACACTGTGCAGCAACTTTCGATCTGTTTGCGAGCATTTGTGATGATCTTACTGAATTGTTGCCATCGGGGGGCGGTTGAAGTAACCGGAGTTGCGTTTGGGAAGGTAATCAGAAAGATTGCCGCATTCAAGGAACGACTGGTAGTACGTAACGATCATCGCAACCGTCAGGCTAAACAGATAGTAGAACTAGCAGAGAGGATGTTCCGTGTTTTGGGTCGATTGGATCTACGGGACAACGATTTCAGGCGATGCCGAGGTTATCTGTGGCTGATCCACAGTTTCATCAAATCAGATTTGAACAACAATGCCGAACGATCATACCTGAGGATCTACATAGAGATCAATCGTCTACCACTATACCAACCAACCATGACTGTGGAGGCCATTGAAAAAATCTCTGTCATTCAACTGCATCAACTGAACATGATGGTCCGAGAGGCAACTATGAACGAAATCATCCTGGAGTACATCGATGATCTTATGATGATCGCATtggaacgattcaaatcaaccGATTGGCCGATCCGTAACGCAGCTCTTCAACTCTACTCATCTATAGTTACCAAATTGGTAGGGCAGCGTCAGCAGTGTTCTGATTCGGACTGCAATTGGCTTCCTGTTTACGTGTCCCTCAACGAGCTGATCTTTAAGCTAGTCAAGACGAACAAATacattttgaaggaacttcgttCTACTGAACGGGTGTCGACACCATTCCTGATACTGGTTCTGGAGTTTCTCTCTAAGGTTGAGTATCGCTGCTACAATGTACTTGGGCAGAAGTCAATCATCGCAGAGTATAGAGCAATGATGTGGCGCTACCTGCGGCACGAGAACGACCAGGTTCGTACACTTGCGGCAACCTGTTTCACAcaacttcatgatttctacGAAGAGATACCTCGCCTAATGGAGAACCTCATAATATGTTTCTTCACGGCACGAAAAAACGAAAATTTCCGCTACGGTTTACTGAAGGTGATACATTTCATGGTACGGAAACGTATGACGAACGCACGCTTGGTATTCGGAAAGGAATTTAATGGCGAGGAATACCTGGTACAAATGAGGCAATATATTGTTAAGTATTGTGTGCTGGACGATGGCGTTAAAGCTAGCTATCGCTTACGGTGCCATTTACTAGACTTGTTGCTATATCTTGGCTTCAAGAAAATGGATGCCGTTGTAGTGGATCAGGTGTTCAACAGATTGGCGCAAAATAATTTTGGCTTGAACGTGTACTTGATGAGAACGAATGCTTTCTATAACAGGGGAGATAGTGCCGTGAATAACGGCCATGATCGGATTATGGAGTATGAGGTTATTATTGAAGGTGATGGGAAAGAAGAATGTTTAGAGGATGACTGA
- the LOC134207968 gene encoding glucose-induced degradation protein 4 homolog, with amino-acid sequence MPVRVDIVPPPPNNSKQLGVTKSLLYNGSKFRGFQKSKGNSYEVEVVLQHVDEANSYLCGYLKIIGLTFEFPTLTTFFDGEIISKKYPFLTRKWDADEEVDREHFGKFAAFVDYQKNFNSDEFDYDALQKSDYVFMRWKEHFLVPDHKIKDISGASFAGFYYICFQKPRAVMEGYYYHRTSEKYQSLTLEHVPESCIQIYEFR; translated from the exons ATGCCTGTCCGGGTTGACATCGTACCGCCACCGCCTAACAATTCGAAACAACTGGGTGTCACCAAATCGCTCCTCTACAATGGATCCAAATTCCGAGGATTTCAGAAGTCAAAAGGCAACTCGTACGAGGTTGAAGTTGTACTGCAG CACGTGGACGAGGCCAATTCGTACCTTTGTGGGTACCTCAAAATAATTGGACTGACGTTTGAGTTTCCCACACTCACAACCTTTTTCGATGGGGAGATAATTTCGAAAAAGTATCCCTTCCTCACGCGCAAATGGGACGCCGACGAGGAAGTCGATCGGGAGCATTTT GGTAAATTTGCCGCTTTTGTCGATTACCAAAAGAATTTCAACTCGGACGAGTTCGACTACGACGCTCTGCAGAAAAGCGATTACGTGTTTATGAGATGGAAAGAGCATTTCCTG GTACCTGATCATAAAATAAAGGATATCTCTGGAGCCTCGTTTGCCGGATTCTATTACATTTGTTTCCAGAAACCGCGGGCAGTAATGGAAGGATATTATTACCACAGAACCTCTGAAAA GTATCAATCGCTCACCCTGGAGCACGTCCCCGAGTCCTGCATTCAAATCTACGAGTTCAGATAA
- the LOC134207969 gene encoding dynactin subunit 4 has protein sequence MAFFMSLNVVEYACVCGLLNPLTKLYFCRYCMKLRCGFCVCHEVDSHFCSNCLENIPSSEAKIRKNRCNTCFNCPSCQHTLSVRASTTIVPAAAPESAKPEGDSSGDGLKKENTPEPSSGKPVSRKMYYLACLNCRWSSRDVGIPDQTVATGQWPEPEYANATRFSLLLEHYQSVVLHDKQEKQELWRRKAPKQSKFPSLTERTGLTVAIIRRQMGWADSKAQVKSTPLPINKSIASENVDELPGDIFTKGLTLKNITTLEQRLSHPAKQPFTVNKLFPQHKLLSIKRSLRCRQCDHNVIKSEYNPSSIKYRIAMFAAYHVPEVRFVRCEPLLKGQDSFLTMKVINPTTNDMTITIMELPMEADEKLMIEELKLAAESSASSSLMISGLSTSLSKQATLLEDPRMVETKTNGIFRLPDSSFVVNHRDDSAEFDEVVQSQQEDPRFIIWRKANQIAIKLAVQPNKDCNPGDEIVIGFSLQYTYVNTVVEKSSTPTKGPQKQALTTRVYVKLGQLSESASS, from the exons ATGGCCTTTTTCATGTCGCTAAATGTCGTGGAGTATGCCTGCGTATGTGGTTTGTTGAATCCTTTGacaaaattgtacttttgtcGTTACTGCATGAAGCTGCGCTGCGGATTTTGCGTTTGTCATGAG GTGGACTCGCACTTTTGCTCCAATTGCCTGGAGAACATTCCATCGTCGGAggcgaaaattcgaaaaaatcgtTGTAATACTTGCTTTAATTGTCCAAGTTGTCAACACACGCTTTCGGTACGAGCATCGACGACAATTGTTCCAGCTGCGGCTCCGGAATCAGCGAAGCCAGAAGGCGATTCCTCTGGTGATGGCCTAAAAAAGGAGAATACTCCGGAACCTTCTTCCGGGAAGCCTGTTTCTAGGAAGATGTACTATCTGGCTTGTTTAAATTGTCGTTGGAGTTCCAGAGACGTTGGTATCCCGGATCAGACCGTCGCCACTGGGCAATGGCCTGAACCGGAGTATGCCAATGCTACGAgattttcattgcttttggaaCATTACCAGTCGGTTGTCCTTCATGACAAGCAAGAGAAACAGGAACTTTGGCGTCGGAAAGCCCCCAAGCAAAGCAAATTCCCGAGTTTGACGGAGCGCACTGGTCTAACAGTGGCAATAATCCGACGGCAAATGGGATGGGCGGATAGTAAAGCTCAGGTCAAATCGACGCCTTTGCCGATCAACAAATCAATTGCCAGCGAGAACGTGGATGAATTGCCAGGAGATATCTTTACCAAGGGATTGACTTTAAAGAACATCACTACATTGGAGCAACGCCTGTCACATCCGGCCAAGCAACCGTTTACGGTCAACAAGCTCTTTCCGCAGCATAAGTTGCTTTCCATAAAGAGGTCATTGCGGTGCCGGCAATGCGACCACAATGTTATCAAGTCGGAGTACAATCCCAGTTCGATCAAGTATCGAATTGCGATGTTCGCGGCGTACCACGTTCCGGAAGTGAGGTTCGTCCGCTGTGAGCCACTGCTCAAGGGCCAAGACTCATTTCTGACCATGAAAGTCATCAATCCTACCACGAATGATATGACGATTACGATTATGGAGCTGCCAATGGAAGCAGACGAGAAGCTGATGATCGAAGAACTTAAATTGGCTGCCGAAAGCAGCGCCTCCTCATCACTGATGATTAGTGGGTTGAGTACGAGCTTGAGCAAGCAAGCCACACTGCTCGAAGACCCGCGGATGGTGGAAACGAAAACGAACGGAATATTCCGGCTGCCCGATTCATCGTTTGTTGTAAACCATCGTGACGATTCGGCCGAGTTCGATGAAGTGGTCCAATCGCAACAGGAAGATCCGAG ATTCATCATTTGGCGCAAGGCAAATCAGATTGCAATAAAATTGGCCGTCCAGCCGAACAAAGATTGCAATCCGGGCGACGAGATCGTCATTGGATTCTCCCTACAGTACACATATGTGAACACCGTCGTTGAGAAGAGCAGCACTCCGACGAAGGGACCTCAGAAACAGGCACTTACTACACGGGTTTACGTCAAGTTGGGACAACTATCCGAATCTGCTTCGTCGTAA
- the LOC134207970 gene encoding small ribosomal subunit protein uS11 translates to MAPRKNKTVKEEVQVSLGPQVREGEIVFGVAHIYASFNDTFVHVTDLSGKETISRVTGGMKVKADRDEASPYAAMLAAQDVAEKCKSLGITALHIKLRATGGNRTKTPGPGAQSALRALARSSMKIGRIEDVTPIPSDSTRRKGGRRGRRL, encoded by the exons ATGGCACCCCGCAAAAACAAAACCGTAAAGGAGGAAGTCCAGGTCTCGCTGGGTCCCCAGGTCCGCGAGGGTGAGATTGTGTTCGGAGTGGCGCACATCTACGCCAGCTTCAACGACACCTTCGTCCATGTTACCGATCTGTCCGGCAAGGAAACCATTTCCCGTGTAACCGGTGGAATGAAGGTCAAGGCCGATCGTGATGAGGCTTCGCCCTACGCCGCTATGTTGGCCGCTCAG GACGTCGCTGAGAAGTGCAAGTCTCTGGGAATCACCGCACTGCACATCAAGCTGCGTGCCACCGGAGGAAACCGCACCAAGACCCCCGGACCCGGTGCCCAGTCCGCTCTGCGTGCTCTGGCCCGTTCGTCGATGAAGATTGGCCGCATCGAAGATGTTACTCCAATCCCATCGGATTCCACCCGCCGGAAGGGAGGTCGCCGCGGTCGTCGTCTGTAG
- the LOC134218037 gene encoding uncharacterized protein LOC134218037 — protein sequence MFAVLNGSKKIEDLWPHGRNSSEVKFHYRKMQLWKCNEMHFMDIDLNMQTQMMEYRELCSCPMICQDGLKSVEFLIFTAVPDQSIHRRRKRHLLNFGTMCQNAQCDRRNSYEVNCCYREMEPQ from the exons ATGTTTGCCGTTCTAAATGGAAGTAAGAAAATTGAAGATCTATGGCCGCATGGacggaactcctccgaagttaaATTTCACTATCGGAAAATG CAATTGTGGAAATGCAATGAGATGCACTTCATGGACATCGATCTAAACATGCAAACGCAGATGATGGAATATAGGGAGCTGTGCTCATGCCCAATGATTTGCCAGGATGGGTTGAAATCGGTTGAATTCTTGATTTTTACTGCGGTGCCGGATCAATCAATTCACCGGCGTAGAAAGAGGCATCTTTTAAATTTTGGAACAATGTGTCAGAACGCTCAGTGTGATAGACGGAACTCCTACGAAGTTAACTGTTGTTATCGGGAAATG GAACCGCAATAA